In Helianthus annuus cultivar XRQ/B chromosome 8, HanXRQr2.0-SUNRISE, whole genome shotgun sequence, a single genomic region encodes these proteins:
- the LOC110870793 gene encoding cell number regulator 10: MNSSLPNENKEKAPQHTNGPQIVPAAAPSSGSNSSKGAAGPSSQYVVGVPPQQAVAPTWSTGLFECFDDIPTLIITAFAPCVTFGQIAEMVDRGQNSCGLYALLHAGILYFTGCGCLLSAYYRIKMSHLYKLPDDPIINILVHLICEPCALCQEYRELQARGFNMQLGVGWRNQSPEIQQSGGHTVPPKVPEGMTR; this comes from the exons ATGAATTCCTCACTCCCAAACGAGAACAAGGAAAAGGCTCCTCAACATACAAATGGCCCCCAAATTGTGCCTGCCGCAGCACCTTCATCTGGTTCCAATTCCAGCAAAGGTGCGGCTGGTCCATCGAGCCAGTATGTGGTTGGGGTTCCACCACAACAAGCCGTGGCTCCTACTTGGTCAACTGGTCTTTTTGAATGTTTTGATGATATCCCTACCC TTATCATAACCGCTTTTGCTCCTTGCGTTACATTCGGGCAAATCGCAGAAATGGTCGATAGGGGACAAAACA GTTGCGGTTTATACGCTTTGCTTCATGCTGGGATACTATACTTCACGGGGTGTGGGTGTTTGTTATCAGCATACTATAGGATCAAAATGAGCCATTTATATAAGTTGCCCGATGACCCGATCATTAACATTCTTGTTCATCTGATTTGTGAGCCGTGTGCCTTGTGTCAAGAGTACCGTGAGCTTCAGGCTCGCGGATTCAACATGCAACTTG GTGTTGGGTGGCGCAACCAGTCTCCGGAGATTCAACAAAGCGGTGGTCACACGGTGCCACCCAAGGTTCCTGAGGGAATGACTCGTTGA
- the LOC110871943 gene encoding protein PLANT CADMIUM RESISTANCE 3, giving the protein MYPPISSEGYPSKSPPPSAPPQSYDQPPPSRPPPLQVPQYATGIPAHFVAPQPVKVKWSSSLCACCSDVPNCCLTCWCPCITFGQIAEIVDKGNTSCGVHGTLYAIIEALTCCGCLYSCAYRTKMRSQYGLKESPCNDCLVHFCCESTACGVHGTLYAIIEALTCCGCLYSCAYRTKMRSQYGLKESPCNDCLVHFCCERCALCQEYRELKLRGFDISIGWHGNMERQNYGVQMPPMAPTGMNR; this is encoded by the exons ATGTATCCACCTATCTCATCAGAAGGCTATCCCTCaaaatcaccaccaccatcagctCCTCCACAATCATACGACCAACCGCCACCATCACGCCCGCCACCGCTGCAGGTTCCTCAGTACGCCACGGGTATTCCGGCTCACTTTGTGGCGCCTCAACCTGTCAAGGTAAAATGGTCCAGCAGCCTTTGTGCCTGTTGTTCTGATGTCCCTAACTGTTGTTTAACATGTTGGTGCCCATGCATTACTTTTGGACAAATTGCTGAGATTGTTGACAAAGGGAATACTT CTTGTGGAGTTCATGGGACTCTCTATGCTATAATCGAGGCTCTCACTTGTTGCGGATGCTTGTATTCATGTGCGTATCGGACTAAGATGAGAAGCCAATACGGATTGAAAGAATCTCCTTGCAACGATTGCCTTGTCCATTTTTGCTGTGAAAGTACAGCTTGTGGAGTTCATGGGACTCTCTATGCTATAATCGAGGCTCTCACTTGTTGCGGATGCTTGTATTCATGTGCGTATCGGACTAAGATGAGAAGCCAATACGGATTGAAAGAATCTCCTTGCAACGATTGCCTTGTCCATTTTTGCTGTGAAAGGTGTGCCTTGTGTCAAGAGTATCGTGAGCTCAAACTTCGCGGATTTGATATATCCATAG GATGGCATGGTAATATGGAGAGGCAAAATTATGGAGTACAAATGCCACCAATGGCTCCAACAGGAATGAACCGTTAA